From one Pempheris klunzingeri isolate RE-2024b chromosome 5, fPemKlu1.hap1, whole genome shotgun sequence genomic stretch:
- the uevld gene encoding ubiquitin-conjugating enzyme E2 variant 3 produces the protein MDLRSETVQRILSKYKFHDVLVGELKKIHNIYPGMKPSTGTYTFSDGTQKDLLKLTGNIPVQYEGRSYNFPIQLWLMDSFPFAPPICLLRPTPNMVIRESKHVDARGRVYLPGLHNWDYPKSSVVGLLGEMTGKFEEDPPLSAKTTGDNKDPHELLAFVSNLQINDGGIRHHDLPINKVSVIGGGDLGMATAMSILSKCKVDKLIFIDVAESSTKGGSTDLEIFSLPKVEVSRDMSASAGSRVVVVTANAWSSEQSYVSVVQTNVNLYRGIIPNLARLSPNAVMLIASQPVDIMAHVAWRQSGLPPTRVIGAGCNLDSERLGHILDINLNTHRPAWVIGELSDNKVPVMSNTGLSSSVQPEISAGSSSTKPLLDRAFDMMKNRGQRSWSVGLSVADITNSVLTDKKKTHSVSTLAQGWGGIGAEVFLSLPCIMGSGGSTRLAGVSLGQEEDSKLRDSVASLSNLMSQLRI, from the exons CATTTAGTGACGGCACCCAAAAGGATCTCCTGAAACTAACTGGTAACATCCCTGTCCAGTATGAAG GCCGCTCCTACAACTTCCCCATTCAGCTGTGGCTGATGGACTCATTCCCCTTCGCTCCCCCCATATGCCTCCTGAGACCAACCCCTAACATGGTCATCAGAGAGAGCAAGCATGTCGATGCTCGGGGTCGAGTCTACCTGCCGGGGCTGCACAACTGGGATTAT CCCAAGTCATCTGTGGTGGGACTTCTGGGTGAGATGACCGGCAAGTTTGAGGAGGATCCTCCATTGTCGGCAAAAACCACTGGAGACAATAAAGACCCCCATGAGCTTCTGGCTTTTGTCTCTAATCTTCAGATAAATGACG GTGGAATCAGACATCATGATCTACCGATCAACAAAGTGTCAGTTATCGGGGGAGGAGATTTGGGAATGGCAACAGCGATGAGCATTTTATCGAAG TGCAAAGTGGACAAACTCATTTTCATTGACGTCGCTGAGAGTTCCACTAAGGGTGGCAGTACAGATCTAGAGATTTTCAGCCTGCCCAAGGTTGAGGTATCCAGAG aTATGTCGGCCTCTGCAGGCTCCAGGGTTGTCGTGGTGACTGCGAACGCGTGGAGCAGCGAGCAATCGTATGTAAGTGTGGTTCAGACTAACGTTAACCTGTACAGAGGAATCATCCCGAATCTGGCTCGCCTCAGCCCCAACGCAGTCATGCTCATCGCTTCACAACCAG TGGACATCATGGCCCATGTCGCCTGGAGGCAGAGCGGCCTGCCTCCGACACGGGTGATCGGGGCAGGTTGTAATCTGGACTCGGAACGACTCGGTCACATTCTGGATATTAACCTGAACACTCACAGACCAGCCTGGGTCATAGGAGAACTTTCAGACAACAAAG ttccAGTGATGAGCAACACTGGGCTGAGCTCCAGCGTGCAGCCAGAGATCTCAGCAGGATCCAGCTCTACCAAACCACTGTTGGATAG GGCATTTGATATGATGAAGAATCGAGGCCAGCGGTCGTGGTCCGTGGGTCTGTCCGTTGCTGACATCACAAACAGTGTCCTGACGGATAAGAAGAAGACCCACTCTGTCTCCACACTGGCTCAG ggGTGGGGCGGCATAGGCGCAGAGGTGTTCCTCAGCCTGCCGTGCATCATGGGATCAGGCGGCTCCACACGCTTGGCTGGAGTGTCGCTGGGACAGGAGGAAGACTCCAAACTGAGGGACAGCGTCGCCTCCCTTTCCAACCTCATGAGTCAGCTCAGGATATGA